In Vanessa cardui chromosome 8, ilVanCard2.1, whole genome shotgun sequence, the following are encoded in one genomic region:
- the LOC124531692 gene encoding A-kinase anchor protein 200 has protein sequence MGAKQSKRSVDISGKEAEGAGEVAAAGAGGEGRVEQLADADALKPQLNGDAHIHEPSDKEKQLDSGTPENEKDATTEKEGKEQEEEKEKEKESSPVTNGDAELKEENGESTPSPDDGKKPKKEKVKKKWSLRSISFSRKDKPKQEKKQKEEEPKTNGEPEKVPEEIAETPDTEKVDIVQEDKAETETKEERTPETPVTEPITNGSSTPETPKEESPTVDEPIATVTEENDRPELPKAEVTTEKISVNGLIAEESKTETPVAVESENSKPEEPTIEKTEPVPATEIPVINEEVLSTSDKMKELIPEVPTIPELKTEMETTTDVAVAN, from the exons ATGGGTGCTAAGCAGAGCAAGCGCTCGGTGGACATTAGTGGTAAGGAGGCGGAAGGAGCCGGCGAGgtggcggcggcgggcgcgggcggcgagGGGCGCGTCGAGCAGCTCGCCGACGCGGATGCGCTGAAGCCGCAGCTCAACGGCGACGCACACATACACGAGCCTTCG gACAAAGAGAAGCAACTCGATAGCGGAACGCCGGAAAACGAAAAGGACGCGACTACTGAAAAGGAGGGCAAAGAACAGGAGGAAGAGAAAGAAAAAGAGAAGGAATCGTCGCCGGTAACAAATGGAGACGCTGAGCTGAAGGAGGAGAACGGAGAATCCACTCCATCGCCAGATGACGGCAAGAAACCCAAGAAGGAAAAG GTCAAGAAGAAATGGTCGTTGAGATCGATTAGTTTCAGCCGAAAGGACAAACCGAAACAGGAGAAGAAACAGAAAGAGGAAGAGCCCAAAACGAATGGCGAACCCGAAAAAGTACCCGAGGAG ATTGCAGAGACACCTGACACAGAAAAAGTTGATATCGTCCAAGAAGACAAAGCTGAAACAGAGACCAAAGAAGAAAGAACCCCTGAAACACCAGTAACCGAGCCCATTACAAACGGCAGCAGCACGCCTGAAACGCCTAAAGAAGAATCTCCTACTGTTGATGAGCCGATTGCCACAGTAACTGAAGAAAATGATAGGCCAGAGCTACCTAAAGCTGAAGTAACAACGGAGAAAATCTCTGTCAATGGTCTCATCGCAGAAGAATCTAAAACCGAAACACCTGTAGCAGTAGAAAGTGAGAATAGCAAACCCGAGGAACCAACTATCGAAAAGACTGAACCCGTTCCAGCCACTGAAATTCCTGTCATAAATGAG GAAGTTCTTTCAACATCTGATAAGATGAAGGAGCTAATCCCAGAGGTCCCCACCATACCAGAGCTGAAAACCGAAATG GAGACGACGACCGATGTGGCGGTAGCTAACTAA